A region of Pieris rapae chromosome 20, ilPieRapa1.1, whole genome shotgun sequence DNA encodes the following proteins:
- the LOC111000962 gene encoding titin isoform X1 codes for MTNRAWVTLATNDSYGLGALVLAHSLRRVGSAYPAVVLITPSVTDAMRERLSAVFEVVTVDVLDSQDAAHLALLQRPELGITFTKIHCWNLTQYEKCVFLDADILVVQNCDELFEREELSAAPDVGWPDCFNSGVFVFKPSADTFSRLITFAQERGSFDGGDQGLLNSFFSNWSSDNNKRLPFLYNVTSAAFYSYLPALKHFGQNLKIIHFIGPAKPWLQHYNFESQTVDAPEHLKGFLQVWWNLFTSQVHNQLDEAMGNLVQPSESPRDVGDVSDLLPDIEQRLNYAPYDPVPDPTSEFPWHHPNKQTEEPESLDLHVQEIIDPWDYYRGNIQPIPEQFNMSSENSPDHNEVRRIAWEQTYYPIQEHNTVNNNYNQHIHHHKPSNSNNNDSYHESNNINTDHFFAHKSDNVHDTQSFHNHYVEPIHNTSIDYNNTNQEPQVDLIPKSIHTENNDFTHKSIKTITDIPSVNHHVYCVHMDHQKPTQKILNKEDNCLNGEVYEDDINEDVLPRHPYDGYYLRHQVTIDSRGKKLCSHEIPPRSPSPPPESLDEYEDAIVPTENGFYMEEKDETGVAGNLARVQPGVPLQREALDELSRRQGWESGNIDYMGADSFANIWAKISQTLSEGTTKQPSPPKDSPPVMKAQEPVQDLTEKVASVSLDESNDIPVPAREAATAAGNTGEPISESLPNIQINVPESSPESVLSFESKPTVSKTDENTETSVSKITAPDVTQPVDISSTEKPLENAPVVAPQTEISDISKIPSEPVVSLESHESLVEPSSQVHVIETKNENDIPKIDVEQPTEVHVPETAPVVKTVPVAETAPIAEAAPVSEAAVVAETVSVALTELPDSPKHETELHESKEVPDNGDDKKPESSAATDMPNIETESHESLPEPELSVVPASEPASEPASEPASEPASKPASETASLPLPTETEKSELKPEITEPLVEQVTAAPTADESKLEASSEIPSDIPALDPKPVTPLQDKPDTDSVPEIPQQEKTSEITEKSVSDSPPLANTPSTEEVPSVPAVKLEERRRPAAKLQLKPPSVVDPLPTPDSEFEDAASLAQSIIASELRTPTVTSASPPAGTTSPQPQTQQERLDVKKPDVPTPPVGAVSLSQIGVKPKTKSTTAAQIESSVTEKTEAEPPKKKIVKKVVKKDSASSGEAPVPPPRKKEKKPKEK; via the exons GTAGTTCAGAATTGCGACGAATTGTTTGAGAGAGAGGAGCTTTCCGCAGCCCCTGATGTCGGCTGGCCCGACTGCTTCAACTCTGGTGTGTTTGTCTTCAAACCGTCAGCAGACACCTTTAGTAGACTGATTACATTTGCACAAGAACGAGGGAGCTTTGATG gCGGCGACCAAGGTCTACTTAATTCATTTTTCTCCAACTGGTCCTCCGACAACAACAAACGACTGCCTTTTCTCTACAATGTGACGTCGGCCGCTTTTTACTCATACCTGCCCGCGTTGAAACA ctTTGGGCAGAATTTGAAAATCATCCACTTCATCGGACCAGCCAAACCTTGGCTTcaacattataattttgaatcaCAAACCGTAGACGCTCCAGAGCACTTAAAAGGTTTCTTACAAGTTTGGTGGAACCTCTTTACTTCCCAAGTTCATAATCAGCTAGACGAAGCAAtg GGAAATCTAGTACAGCCTTCGGAGAGTCCAAGAGATGTCGGGGACGTAAGCGACCTCCTACCAGATATTGAACAAAGATTAAACTATGCCCCATATGACCCAGTTCCTGACCCTACATCTGAATTTCCGTGGCATCATCCTAATAAACAAACGGAAGAACCGGAGTCACTAGATTTACATGTACAAGAAATTATTGATCCATGGGACTATTATCGGGGAAATATTCAGCCAATACCAGAACAGTTTAACATGTCCAGTGAAAATTCCCCGGACCATAATGAAGTGCGAAGAATTGCGTGGGAGCAAACATATTATCCTATTCAAGAACATAatactgttaataataattacaaccAACACATTCATCATCACAAACCTTctaatagcaataataatgataGCTACCATGAATCTAACAATATCAATACAGATCACTTCTTTGCACATAAATCAGATAATGTTCACGATACACAAAGCTTTCACAATCATTATGTAGAACCAATTCATAATACATCTATAGATTATAACAATACAAACCAAGAGCCTCAAGTCGATCTTATACCAAAATCTATTCACACAGAAAACAACGACTTCActcataaatcaataaaaaccaTTACTGACATACCATCGGTTAATCATCACGTATATTGTGTTCATATGGATCATCAAAAACCAACCCAAaagatattaaacaaagaagataattgtttaaatggtGAAGTATATGAAGACGATATAAATGAAGATGTCTTACCAAGGCACCCATATGATGGCTATTACTTAAGACACCAAGTGACAATAGATTCGCGAGGAAAAAAGCTATGTTCTCATGAAATACCGCCTAGGTCTCCGTCTCCACCACCTGAGAGTCTAGATGAATATGAAGATGCGATCGTTCCTACAGAAAATGGTTTTTATATGGAAGAAAAAGATgaa aCTGGCGTAGCTGGAAACTTAGCGCGAGTTCAGCCTGGCGTACCTTTGCAGCGTGAAGCATTAGATGAATTGTCGCGTCGCCAGGGTTGGGAGTCTGGTAATATTGACTACATGGGCGCCGACtcttttgcaaatatttgGGCGAAAATTTCTCAAACTTTGAGTGAAGGAACTACGAAACAGCCTTCGCCCCCTAAAGATTCTCCGCCGGTAATGAAGGCACAAGAACCAGTACAAGACTTAACCGAAAAAGTGGCTTCTGTATCTCTGGACGAATCAAATGATATACCGGTACCTGCAAGAGAAGCTGCTACTGCTGCAGGTAACACGGGTGAACCTATTTCAGAATCTTTACCAAACATCCAAATAAATGTTCCTGAAAGTAGTCCTGAATCGGTCCTAAGTTTTGAATCTAAACCTACTGTTTCTAAAACCGATGAAAATACCGAAACATCAGTATCTAAAATTACAGCGCCTGATGTAACACAACCAGTAGATATTAGTTCTACTGAAAAACCTCTTGAAAACGCACCTGTTGTTGCTCCTCAAACGGAAATTTCTGATATATCCAAAATACCTTCAGAACCTGTTGTTTCCTTAGAATCGCATGAATCACTCGTGGAACCCTCTTCTCAAGTGCATGTTATTGAGaccaaaaatgaaaatgatattCCTAAAATAGATGTGGAACAGCCTACTGAAGTGCATGTTCCGGAAACAGCACCTGTAGTAAAAACTGTACCTGTAGCAGAAACTGCACCTATAGCAGAAGCTGCACCTGTATCAGAAGCTGCAGTTGTAGCAGAAACTGTTTCAGTTGCATTGACTGAATTACCAGATAGTCCAAAGCATGAAACTGAATTGCATGAATCTAAAGAGGTACCAGACAATGGTGATGATAAAAAACCCGAATCGAGTGCTGCGACCGATATGCCTAATATCGAAACTGAATCGCATGAATCCCTTCCAGAACCAGAATTATCTGTAGTGCCTGCATCTGAACCTGCATCAGAGCCTGCATCAGAGCCTGCATCAGAGCCTGCATCTAAACCTGCATCAGAGACAGCATCTTTACCCTTACCAACTGAGACTGAAAAGAGCGAATTAAAACCTGAAATTACTGAACCACTAGTGGAACAAGTAACGGCAGCACCTACAGCTGACGAATCTAAGTTAGAAGCTTCATCAGAAATCCCGTCTGATATCCCTGCATTAGATCCTAAACCAGTGACTCCTCTCCAAGACAAGCCGGATACGGACTCCGTGCCTGAAATCCCACAACAGGAAAAAACTTCTGAGATAACGGAAAAGTCTGTTTCCGACAGTCCCCCGTTAGCTAATACTCCATCTACTGAAGAAGTACCTAGTGTCCCGGCGGTCAAAT TGGAGGAGCGTCGCAGGCCGGCggcgaaactgcagctgaagCCGCCTTCTGTCGTCGACCCCCTGCCTACACCTGACAGCGAGTTTGAAGATGCCGCATCCCTAGCACAGTCCATCATTGCCAGCGAATTGCGTACTCCAACAGTCACATCCGCATCACCACCCGCTGGTACCACTTCTCCACAACCACAAACACAACAAGAACGACTCGATGTCAAAAAACCTGACGTTCCTACACCACCAGTGGGCGCCGTGTCTTTGTCACAAATTGGCGTCAAACCTAAAACAAAGTCTACCACAGCCGCCCAAATAGAATCGTCGGTAACCGAAAAGACTGAGGCTGAACCACCCAAGAAGAAAATTGTCAAGAAAGTAGTGAAGAAAGACAGTGCCTCTAGTGGTGAAGCGCCCGTTCCTCCCCCgcgaaagaaagaaaagaaaccaaaagagaaataa
- the LOC111000962 gene encoding uncharacterized protein LOC111000962 isoform X2, which produces MTNRAWVTLATNDSYGLGALVLAHSLRRVGSAYPAVVLITPSVTDAMRERLSAVFEVVTVDVLDSQDAAHLALLQRPELGITFTKIHCWNLTQYEKCVFLDADILVVQNCDELFEREELSAAPDVGWPDCFNSGVFVFKPSADTFSRLITFAQERGSFDGGDQGLLNSFFSNWSSDNNKRLPFLYNVTSAAFYSYLPALKHFGQNLKIIHFIGPAKPWLQHYNFESQTVDAPEHLKGFLQVWWNLFTSQVHNQLDEAMGNLVQPSESPRDVGDVSDLLPDIEQRLNYAPYDPVPDPTSEFPWHHPNKQTEEPESLDLHVQEIIDPWDYYRGNIQPIPEQFNMSSENSPDHNEVRRIAWEQTYYPIQEHNTVNNNYNQHIHHHKPSNSNNNDSYHESNNINTDHFFAHKSDNVHDTQSFHNHYVEPIHNTSIDYNNTNQEPQVDLIPKSIHTENNDFTHKSIKTITDIPSVNHHVYCVHMDHQKPTQKILNKEDNCLNGEVYEDDINEDVLPRHPYDGYYLRHQVTIDSRGKKLCSHEIPPRSPSPPPESLDEYEDAIVPTENGFYMEEKDETGVAGNLARVQPGVPLQREALDELSRRQGWESGNIDYMGADSFANIWAKISQTLSEGTTKQPSPPKDSPPVMKAQEPVQDLTEKVASVSLDESNDIPVPAREAATAAGNTGEPISESLPNIQINVPESSPESVLSFESKPTVSKTDENTETSVSKITAPDVTQPVDISSTEKPLENAPVVAPQTEISDISKIPSEPVVSLESHESLVEPSSQVHVIETKNENDIPKIDVEQPTEVHVPETAPVVKTVPVAETAPIAEAAPVSEAAVVAETVSVALTELPDSPKHETELHESKEVPDNGDDKKPESSAATDMPNIETESHESLPEPELSVVPASEPASEPASEPASEPASKPASETASLPLPTETEKSELKPEITEPLVEQVTAAPTADESKLEASSEIPSDIPALDPKPVTPLQDKPDTDSVPEIPQQEKTSEITEKSVSDSPPLANTPSTEEVPSVPAVKSLEEAAQETRL; this is translated from the exons GTAGTTCAGAATTGCGACGAATTGTTTGAGAGAGAGGAGCTTTCCGCAGCCCCTGATGTCGGCTGGCCCGACTGCTTCAACTCTGGTGTGTTTGTCTTCAAACCGTCAGCAGACACCTTTAGTAGACTGATTACATTTGCACAAGAACGAGGGAGCTTTGATG gCGGCGACCAAGGTCTACTTAATTCATTTTTCTCCAACTGGTCCTCCGACAACAACAAACGACTGCCTTTTCTCTACAATGTGACGTCGGCCGCTTTTTACTCATACCTGCCCGCGTTGAAACA ctTTGGGCAGAATTTGAAAATCATCCACTTCATCGGACCAGCCAAACCTTGGCTTcaacattataattttgaatcaCAAACCGTAGACGCTCCAGAGCACTTAAAAGGTTTCTTACAAGTTTGGTGGAACCTCTTTACTTCCCAAGTTCATAATCAGCTAGACGAAGCAAtg GGAAATCTAGTACAGCCTTCGGAGAGTCCAAGAGATGTCGGGGACGTAAGCGACCTCCTACCAGATATTGAACAAAGATTAAACTATGCCCCATATGACCCAGTTCCTGACCCTACATCTGAATTTCCGTGGCATCATCCTAATAAACAAACGGAAGAACCGGAGTCACTAGATTTACATGTACAAGAAATTATTGATCCATGGGACTATTATCGGGGAAATATTCAGCCAATACCAGAACAGTTTAACATGTCCAGTGAAAATTCCCCGGACCATAATGAAGTGCGAAGAATTGCGTGGGAGCAAACATATTATCCTATTCAAGAACATAatactgttaataataattacaaccAACACATTCATCATCACAAACCTTctaatagcaataataatgataGCTACCATGAATCTAACAATATCAATACAGATCACTTCTTTGCACATAAATCAGATAATGTTCACGATACACAAAGCTTTCACAATCATTATGTAGAACCAATTCATAATACATCTATAGATTATAACAATACAAACCAAGAGCCTCAAGTCGATCTTATACCAAAATCTATTCACACAGAAAACAACGACTTCActcataaatcaataaaaaccaTTACTGACATACCATCGGTTAATCATCACGTATATTGTGTTCATATGGATCATCAAAAACCAACCCAAaagatattaaacaaagaagataattgtttaaatggtGAAGTATATGAAGACGATATAAATGAAGATGTCTTACCAAGGCACCCATATGATGGCTATTACTTAAGACACCAAGTGACAATAGATTCGCGAGGAAAAAAGCTATGTTCTCATGAAATACCGCCTAGGTCTCCGTCTCCACCACCTGAGAGTCTAGATGAATATGAAGATGCGATCGTTCCTACAGAAAATGGTTTTTATATGGAAGAAAAAGATgaa aCTGGCGTAGCTGGAAACTTAGCGCGAGTTCAGCCTGGCGTACCTTTGCAGCGTGAAGCATTAGATGAATTGTCGCGTCGCCAGGGTTGGGAGTCTGGTAATATTGACTACATGGGCGCCGACtcttttgcaaatatttgGGCGAAAATTTCTCAAACTTTGAGTGAAGGAACTACGAAACAGCCTTCGCCCCCTAAAGATTCTCCGCCGGTAATGAAGGCACAAGAACCAGTACAAGACTTAACCGAAAAAGTGGCTTCTGTATCTCTGGACGAATCAAATGATATACCGGTACCTGCAAGAGAAGCTGCTACTGCTGCAGGTAACACGGGTGAACCTATTTCAGAATCTTTACCAAACATCCAAATAAATGTTCCTGAAAGTAGTCCTGAATCGGTCCTAAGTTTTGAATCTAAACCTACTGTTTCTAAAACCGATGAAAATACCGAAACATCAGTATCTAAAATTACAGCGCCTGATGTAACACAACCAGTAGATATTAGTTCTACTGAAAAACCTCTTGAAAACGCACCTGTTGTTGCTCCTCAAACGGAAATTTCTGATATATCCAAAATACCTTCAGAACCTGTTGTTTCCTTAGAATCGCATGAATCACTCGTGGAACCCTCTTCTCAAGTGCATGTTATTGAGaccaaaaatgaaaatgatattCCTAAAATAGATGTGGAACAGCCTACTGAAGTGCATGTTCCGGAAACAGCACCTGTAGTAAAAACTGTACCTGTAGCAGAAACTGCACCTATAGCAGAAGCTGCACCTGTATCAGAAGCTGCAGTTGTAGCAGAAACTGTTTCAGTTGCATTGACTGAATTACCAGATAGTCCAAAGCATGAAACTGAATTGCATGAATCTAAAGAGGTACCAGACAATGGTGATGATAAAAAACCCGAATCGAGTGCTGCGACCGATATGCCTAATATCGAAACTGAATCGCATGAATCCCTTCCAGAACCAGAATTATCTGTAGTGCCTGCATCTGAACCTGCATCAGAGCCTGCATCAGAGCCTGCATCAGAGCCTGCATCTAAACCTGCATCAGAGACAGCATCTTTACCCTTACCAACTGAGACTGAAAAGAGCGAATTAAAACCTGAAATTACTGAACCACTAGTGGAACAAGTAACGGCAGCACCTACAGCTGACGAATCTAAGTTAGAAGCTTCATCAGAAATCCCGTCTGATATCCCTGCATTAGATCCTAAACCAGTGACTCCTCTCCAAGACAAGCCGGATACGGACTCCGTGCCTGAAATCCCACAACAGGAAAAAACTTCTGAGATAACGGAAAAGTCTGTTTCCGACAGTCCCCCGTTAGCTAATACTCCATCTACTGAAGAAGTACCTAGTGTCCCGGCGGTCAAAT CTCTCGAGGAGGCAGCCCAAGAGACGCGGCTTTGA
- the LOC111000962 gene encoding uncharacterized protein LOC111000962 isoform X3, which produces MTNRAWVTLATNDSYGLGALVLAHSLRRVGSAYPAVVLITPSVTDAMRERLSAVFEVVTVDVLDSQDAAHLALLQRPELGITFTKIHCWNLTQYEKCVFLDADILVVQNCDELFEREELSAAPDVGWPDCFNSGVFVFKPSADTFSRLITFAQERGSFDGGDQGLLNSFFSNWSSDNNKRLPFLYNVTSAAFYSYLPALKHFGQNLKIIHFIGPAKPWLQHYNFESQTVDAPEHLKGFLQVWWNLFTSQVHNQLDEAMGNLVQPSESPRDVGDVSDLLPDIEQRLNYAPYDPVPDPTSEFPWHHPNKQTEEPESLDLHVQEIIDPWDYYRGNIQPIPEQFNMSSENSPDHNEVRRIAWEQTYYPIQEHNTVNNNYNQHIHHHKPSNSNNNDSYHESNNINTDHFFAHKSDNVHDTQSFHNHYVEPIHNTSIDYNNTNQEPQVDLIPKSIHTENNDFTHKSIKTITDIPSVNHHVYCVHMDHQKPTQKILNKEDNCLNGEVYEDDINEDVLPRHPYDGYYLRHQVTIDSRGKKLCSHEIPPRSPSPPPESLDEYEDAIVPTENGFYMEEKDETGVAGNLARVQPGVPLQREALDELSRRQGWESGNIDYMGADSFANIWAKISQTLSEGTTKQPSPPKDSPPVMKAQEPVQDLTEKVASVSLDESNDIPVPAREAATAAGNTGEPISESLPNIQINVPESSPESVLSFESKPTVSKTDENTETSVSKITAPDVTQPVDISSTEKPLENAPVVAPQTEISDISKIPSEPVVSLESHESLVEPSSQVHVIETKNENDIPKIDVEQPTEVHVPETAPVVKTVPVAETAPIAEAAPVSEAAVVAETVSVALTELPDSPKHETELHESKEVPDNGDDKKPESSAATDMPNIETESHESLPEPELSVVPASEPASEPASEPASEPASKPASETASLPLPTETEKSELKPEITEPLVEQVTAAPTADESKLEASSEIPSDIPALDPKPVTPLQDKPDTDSVPEIPQQEKTSEITEKSVSDSPPLANTPSTEEVPSVPAVKCPNRACSLM; this is translated from the exons GTAGTTCAGAATTGCGACGAATTGTTTGAGAGAGAGGAGCTTTCCGCAGCCCCTGATGTCGGCTGGCCCGACTGCTTCAACTCTGGTGTGTTTGTCTTCAAACCGTCAGCAGACACCTTTAGTAGACTGATTACATTTGCACAAGAACGAGGGAGCTTTGATG gCGGCGACCAAGGTCTACTTAATTCATTTTTCTCCAACTGGTCCTCCGACAACAACAAACGACTGCCTTTTCTCTACAATGTGACGTCGGCCGCTTTTTACTCATACCTGCCCGCGTTGAAACA ctTTGGGCAGAATTTGAAAATCATCCACTTCATCGGACCAGCCAAACCTTGGCTTcaacattataattttgaatcaCAAACCGTAGACGCTCCAGAGCACTTAAAAGGTTTCTTACAAGTTTGGTGGAACCTCTTTACTTCCCAAGTTCATAATCAGCTAGACGAAGCAAtg GGAAATCTAGTACAGCCTTCGGAGAGTCCAAGAGATGTCGGGGACGTAAGCGACCTCCTACCAGATATTGAACAAAGATTAAACTATGCCCCATATGACCCAGTTCCTGACCCTACATCTGAATTTCCGTGGCATCATCCTAATAAACAAACGGAAGAACCGGAGTCACTAGATTTACATGTACAAGAAATTATTGATCCATGGGACTATTATCGGGGAAATATTCAGCCAATACCAGAACAGTTTAACATGTCCAGTGAAAATTCCCCGGACCATAATGAAGTGCGAAGAATTGCGTGGGAGCAAACATATTATCCTATTCAAGAACATAatactgttaataataattacaaccAACACATTCATCATCACAAACCTTctaatagcaataataatgataGCTACCATGAATCTAACAATATCAATACAGATCACTTCTTTGCACATAAATCAGATAATGTTCACGATACACAAAGCTTTCACAATCATTATGTAGAACCAATTCATAATACATCTATAGATTATAACAATACAAACCAAGAGCCTCAAGTCGATCTTATACCAAAATCTATTCACACAGAAAACAACGACTTCActcataaatcaataaaaaccaTTACTGACATACCATCGGTTAATCATCACGTATATTGTGTTCATATGGATCATCAAAAACCAACCCAAaagatattaaacaaagaagataattgtttaaatggtGAAGTATATGAAGACGATATAAATGAAGATGTCTTACCAAGGCACCCATATGATGGCTATTACTTAAGACACCAAGTGACAATAGATTCGCGAGGAAAAAAGCTATGTTCTCATGAAATACCGCCTAGGTCTCCGTCTCCACCACCTGAGAGTCTAGATGAATATGAAGATGCGATCGTTCCTACAGAAAATGGTTTTTATATGGAAGAAAAAGATgaa aCTGGCGTAGCTGGAAACTTAGCGCGAGTTCAGCCTGGCGTACCTTTGCAGCGTGAAGCATTAGATGAATTGTCGCGTCGCCAGGGTTGGGAGTCTGGTAATATTGACTACATGGGCGCCGACtcttttgcaaatatttgGGCGAAAATTTCTCAAACTTTGAGTGAAGGAACTACGAAACAGCCTTCGCCCCCTAAAGATTCTCCGCCGGTAATGAAGGCACAAGAACCAGTACAAGACTTAACCGAAAAAGTGGCTTCTGTATCTCTGGACGAATCAAATGATATACCGGTACCTGCAAGAGAAGCTGCTACTGCTGCAGGTAACACGGGTGAACCTATTTCAGAATCTTTACCAAACATCCAAATAAATGTTCCTGAAAGTAGTCCTGAATCGGTCCTAAGTTTTGAATCTAAACCTACTGTTTCTAAAACCGATGAAAATACCGAAACATCAGTATCTAAAATTACAGCGCCTGATGTAACACAACCAGTAGATATTAGTTCTACTGAAAAACCTCTTGAAAACGCACCTGTTGTTGCTCCTCAAACGGAAATTTCTGATATATCCAAAATACCTTCAGAACCTGTTGTTTCCTTAGAATCGCATGAATCACTCGTGGAACCCTCTTCTCAAGTGCATGTTATTGAGaccaaaaatgaaaatgatattCCTAAAATAGATGTGGAACAGCCTACTGAAGTGCATGTTCCGGAAACAGCACCTGTAGTAAAAACTGTACCTGTAGCAGAAACTGCACCTATAGCAGAAGCTGCACCTGTATCAGAAGCTGCAGTTGTAGCAGAAACTGTTTCAGTTGCATTGACTGAATTACCAGATAGTCCAAAGCATGAAACTGAATTGCATGAATCTAAAGAGGTACCAGACAATGGTGATGATAAAAAACCCGAATCGAGTGCTGCGACCGATATGCCTAATATCGAAACTGAATCGCATGAATCCCTTCCAGAACCAGAATTATCTGTAGTGCCTGCATCTGAACCTGCATCAGAGCCTGCATCAGAGCCTGCATCAGAGCCTGCATCTAAACCTGCATCAGAGACAGCATCTTTACCCTTACCAACTGAGACTGAAAAGAGCGAATTAAAACCTGAAATTACTGAACCACTAGTGGAACAAGTAACGGCAGCACCTACAGCTGACGAATCTAAGTTAGAAGCTTCATCAGAAATCCCGTCTGATATCCCTGCATTAGATCCTAAACCAGTGACTCCTCTCCAAGACAAGCCGGATACGGACTCCGTGCCTGAAATCCCACAACAGGAAAAAACTTCTGAGATAACGGAAAAGTCTGTTTCCGACAGTCCCCCGTTAGCTAATACTCCATCTACTGAAGAAGTACCTAGTGTCCCGGCGGTCAAAT GCCCTAACCGAGCTTGCTCTCTAATGTGA